The Oncorhynchus nerka isolate Pitt River linkage group LG3, Oner_Uvic_2.0, whole genome shotgun sequence genome includes the window CTCTCCCACGACgttattcctctctcctacagcgtccatcacaattacatgcacatggcAAATTAGACGATGACGTCATTAAGCGCCTTCTATtgacttttaggacagccaatagctcctgccaaccactatatgaagaagtttaaggaaaacatcaactcaaattgctccttttgtaatgaccacccagaaacagttgtgcatcttttttggcattgtatgcatgtaagaaaactgtggcaagacatcagtaggtttataattgaacacatttatgaagattttacactattgtggagagatgtactgtttggattctttacatacaatagaaataagcggaatcatttttatgtaattaatttcattattcttttggtcaaatttcatatacacaaatgtaaatttacaaacagaaaaccacattttcgtatcctacaaaaagaaattgaactgtattttaagacggttaaatgctctactaacaaaaaagctgttagaattgtaagtatatgcatgtcccttaaggtccttgtgtaattgtaatgtgatattgtaccccctagctcgattgtccattgtttgtaatctatgtatgcttgtgttccctcatgtgctttatgtattgatttgttgttaataaaataaaaataaaaataaaattttttttttaaaaaaggacagccaatagctaatttccttactgaggagttggcaacactgctTCCCACAAACTTGAATAATGGAGTTGTTTACTTCGAATGACCAACACAGTAATCTTACAACTTCTCTAGCTAATTTTTTGGGGAAACAGTTTTTGACTAATGTTTGTCATCATGCCCATGTGgtgttctgtgcctggctgtACTAATTACACACAAGGGTGAAAATTAGTTACCTTTTACGGTTCTACATACCAGAGATTCACCCCGATTCTGAGGCCGCTAGTGGCTTGCGGCCATCAAGAATGATGCGGTGACTAAAGATTATTAGAGGGATGTTCAGACTGAACCGATGGGGGGAATCCATTTCGACGTCAACTGAGAAATGATGTGATACCATAGATTATGGTCCTCCACAACAAAACGGACAATTCTCAATTAGAGTtaacctaacgttagctagctaactaatgtGTCAGTCCTGTATTGAACTCTGAAAGACATCAGCTAAATCATATCGTTTGGTATACACACTGTCAACACAATTTCAGTTCCATCTTTGACTGATGTTAGCTAACATAAACTGGCTAATGTTACTCTTATTTGGTATCTCAATTTGGTAGCCGTCTATTCCACCCTTGTCTGGAAAACACTAAAAATATAATTGTTATAGCTAACtcactctctgtttgtgtgttggtAGCAATGATGAATGTGTATAAATTGTCTTTGGTTGGTTAGTTGGTCCTCAGCCAGTCTCGGCTGGCTAGCAATCTTGCTGCCAATTTAGTGACGCTAGTTAGCTAACAGCAAGTTAAAAATATTGAAATGTCCATGTTAGGTATGCTTAGCTAGCCAGTCTAATAGAGATAAATACAATTACTGGGGTGGTTACATTGTGTATTGTTGTAGGTGGAATCTGATTCCACCAACTTGCATTTCCAACCCCTAGCTCTGCACAAGGTGAGTTGGCCAAAATATTTACAAACTGATGGCAAAATTTACAGTAAGCATGATAAAAATTAATTGGGTAGTGTTTGTTTGGTTTGTGTTATTGGATTACAGGTGGTTAGATGTAACCTGAGGGGCACAGAGTACCTTCCAGACAATGTACTCAATTTagtctacccctcttctctttttaccttttattttagTTCAAATTCGAGCTATTTGGAGTCATTCCACAGTGACCTGCTGAAAAATACCCCAAAGCAGGGACATTTTGGCCACACAAGCATGAGGAAGCAGACACCTTGCGGTTATGGAGCACAACAACATTCTGGCTCTCCATGGAGGAGgtggtatgggggtgctttgctggtggtactgtctgtgatttatttagaattcaaggcacacttaaccagaatggctaccacagtattctgcagtgatactccatcccatctggtttgcacttagtgtgaATATCATTTGTATTTCAATGGGACAAtgaccaacacacctccaggatgtgtaagggctatttgaccaagaaggagagtgatagagtgctgcatcagatgacctgtcctccacaatcgcccgacctaaacccaattgagatggtttgggatgagttggaccgcagagtgaaggaaacgcagccaacaagtgctcgacatatgtggaaactccttcaagactgttggaaaagcattccaggcaaagctggttgagagaatgccaagagtgtgcaaacctgtcatcaaggcaaagggtggctactttgaagaatctcaaatataaaatacatttagatttgtttaacaccttgttggttactacatgattccatttgtgttatttcatagttttgatgtcttcactattattctacaatgtaaaaataaagaaaagcccttgaatgagtaggtgtgatcCTGTTGATTGCATGTTGATTAGTTTCAGTGCTATCTGGGTTGTTAATTGGATTCCCCCAGAAGTTCTTGATTTATAGTTTATTTGTATTGTACATTTTAATTATTTGTgtacttgtttgacattttactACACCATATTAGGATATAGTAGCATGAGCTTTCGCTATAACAGCTGCTAAACTGTGTAAGAGACcactaaacttttttttttttataactaGATTTTTTATTTTCGAAAGAGATGGCTTACTATTGTATAAATGTTTCGTGCAAAATTGTCTTTATCCACTCATGTAAAGACAGGGAGTGAAACTTTCTGCTGGTGTTCCATAACTTAATTTTATAGACCTGAACTCGACAGATATTATGGCTGAAGTTCCATATGCGAGCATGTATCAGTGTAACACTGTTTACCTTCCGCAAAAAATGGAACCGTAGTATACTAGCCATCAGTGGGtgaatgttgtgtttatattactTAAAAATACAAAgataaaaaatatacatataaatatcaAATATGTTAAGTAAAGTACACATTAAGTAATGTAGGAATTATATCTCAAACCTTCCTACTTTTCGATGTTTATCGTCAGAGGTTGTAGAGAAACCAAGTAATGTGTACCCATGTTTTCTGTCGGACGATGCAGACTAAAGGACCGAGTTGCTGTGGGAGGAAAAGATGGCGCTGCCCCTGTTAAGAGGTTGCTACCGTAGCAGGCCGCCTTCAGTACTGATTCGTTTCTTGAAACCTGATCACGTTGTGCAGCCCCAGTCCAACAAGACTACTCGCCTGGCTCCAACTTTGTCCGTTGGTGTCGCTTCCACAGTCCGATCTTACAGCTCTGATCGAGGTGGAGGTAAACAAAACCAGAAGGTGGTTGTGGTTGGCATCCCCAACCCTTTCATATGGTTTCGAACCCGAATATACTATTTTTTGATTCGGGTTTATTTTGACAAGGAATTCAAAATCGAAGAATTCACAGAGGGATCTAAACAGGTAGGTAGGCTACAGTCCGTGGAATAAGTAGTCTCTAGCTAGTTAGACCAGAAATACTTAATTTCTTAGTAAAGTATGCTTGACTAATACCACAGCTTGCCAAGAGAAACAACGTGGGCGTTACTGCAAGCTAAGTTTTGTACACAATCCAGTTATTGTGAAATGTTTGACTGTTTCCCCTTCTAATCATGAACAGTTGAACTGGTTCCTTAGTGCATCTTACGTAATTGTTACGTTGTGTTATAGCTAAAATATAATATGTTGTTGCAGGCATTCTCCCATGTTTCAAGACTGTTGTCAGGGAGTCAATTTGAGTCGCTTGAAGGTCTGGTTGCTAAAGACGTGAGTATTATATTCTCAGACATTTTTGCACAAGTCATTTCAGTGTAGAATTGATAGGAGAGCTGCTAGTGGGTTGGGGGGTGGCAGCCAGCCCTAGCGGTTTAGAACattgtaaccaaaaggttgctggttcaaatccttgAGCTGACTAGGTAAAAAAATATGCCAATGTGCCCTTGTGCAAAGCACTTAACCCTGATAGCTTCTGTAAGTCATTCTGGATACAAGCGTCTGTTAAATTAGGGGTTCCTAAGCTTTTTCACTCAAGCCCCCcgttccagcattggggaacatcctcCGCCCCCCTTCCAGCATTAGGGGGGACATCTTCTCCCCACGTCAGTTTCTATGGGCACAACCACtcttcattacatttacattacatttaagtcatttagcagacgctcttatccagagcgatgacacaaactgttcacacccctctgtttttctttctttcttgcaattctatacattttgccatgtctaatgtgtattcatgtgatatttgagtgactcaaacattacaacATAATCTATGGGCTAAATGTCGCTGAAATGGTCTAGTTCATCTAGACATTTCTCTTTaaggcagggtttcccaaactcagggCCGAGTTTGGAAAAGCCTGCTCTAAGGTgtgcaatgactgacatgacgAGAGGAAAACTGAcgatgcactacccaattttgaaattgcaccttgtgcaacTATTACAACTTTCAGGGGTAGGTTGTTAGCCGGACTGCTGAACTACTGTGCTAAATAACTAAAATATAAATGTATACCACGTTATCTGCAGGCATTAGGCCCTTTCTCATATTTCCTCTCTGCATTTTCTCCCTCTCAGCTGATTGCAAAACTGGAGGAGAAATGTGCTCTGCTCCCTCCCAGCCACCTGCAAGCACTTTCTGCTGATCCGGAAGACTTGATGTACACAACACCAGGGGATGTTGGCATCtgttatgatgatgatggtaagaGCCAGGTTATGTCTACACAGCAAAAAACAACACACTAAACCACCTACTCCTTTACTATGACTGATCATTTCTGATGTCAACAGGCAGTAATATGTTAACTAAATGTGGGTGGATTCCAATAAAATGATGTATTTCCTTCTGTATAGACTTCGATTGCATATCTGTAAGAATTGAATAAGCGATTGGATTAGTAAGCACTGTGCCATTACATTTCAGATTAACAAATGGGAGCTCATCAAGGGAAGGAAATGAGTTATTACAGTAGTCTCATTCACCAGAGCCTGTATGCCTGGTGTGCAATAAATGCATTTGCCATAAGAACTGAATGACCTGGCATAGGCGTTTTTAGGGCTGGCACTATTACCGTGTAACTGACGTTTATGGATGAAAACTGTCCTGAAAATAAAATTATCCCCcccttcacctttatttaaccaggtaggcaagtcgagaacaagttctcatttacaattgcgacctggccaagataaagcaaagcagttcgacacatacaataacacagagttacacatggagtaaaacaaacatacagtcaataatacagtagaaaaataagtctatatacaatgtgagcaagtgaggtgagaagggaggtaaaggcaaaaaaaggccatggtggcgaagtaaatacaaaaaacaagtaaaacactggaatggttgatttgtaatggaagaatgtgcaaagtagagctagaaataatggggtgcaaaggagcaaaataaataaatacagtagggaaagaggtagttgtttgggctaaattatagatgggctatttacaggtgcagtgagctgctctgacagctggtgcttaaagctagcgagggagataagtgtttccagtttcagagatttttgtagttcgttccagtcattggcagcagagaactggaaggagaggcggccaaaggaagaattggttttgggggtgaccagacagatatacctgctggagcgcgtgctacaggtgggtgctgctatggtgaccagcgagctgagataaggggggactttacctagcagggtcttgtagatgacctggagccagtgggtttggcgacgagtatgaagcgagggccagccaatgagagtgtacaggtcacagtggtgggtagtatgtggggctttggtgacaaaacggatggcactgtgatagactgcatgcaatttattgagtagggtattggaggctattttgtaaataacatctCCTAAGTCGAGGAtctgtaggatggtcagttttacaagggtatgtttggcagcatgagtgaaggatgctttgttgcgaaataggaagccaattctagatttaactttggattggagatgtttgttgtgagtctggaaggagagtttacagtctaaccagacacctaggtatttgtagttgtccacacattctaagtcagagccatccagagtagtgatgttggacaggcgggcaggtgcaggcagcgatcggttgaagagcatgcatttagttttacttgtatttaagagcaattggaggccacggaaggagagttgtatggcattgaagcttgcctggagggttgttaacacagtgtccaaagaagggccagaagtatacagaatgaggtcgtctgcgtagaggtggatcagagactcaccagcagcaagagcgacatcattgatgtatacagagaaaagagtcggttcaagaatttaaccctgtggcaccctcccggacaacagaccctccgatttgacacactgaactctatcagtgAAGTAGTtggtgaggcaatcatttgagaaaccaaggctgtctagtctgtcgatgaggatgtggtgattgacagagtcgaaagccttggccaggtcaatgaatacggctgcactgtttcttatcgatggcggttaagatatcgtttaggaccttgagcgtggctgaggtgcacccatgaccagctctgaaaccagattgcaaagcggagaaggtatggtgggattcgaaatggttggtaatctgtttgttgacttggcttttgaagactttagaaaggcagggtaggatagatataggtctgtagcagtttgggtcaagagtgtccgcccccctttgaagagtgggatgaccacagctgctttccaatctttgggaatctcagacgacacgaaagaggtttgacaggctagtaataggggtggcaacaatttaggcagttaattttagaaagaaaggcttcagattgtctagcccggctgatttgtaggggtccagattttgcagctctttcagaacatcagctgactggatttgggagaaggagaaatggggaaggcttgggcgagttgctgtggggggtgcagtgctgttgaccggggtaggggtagcaaggtggaaagcatggccagccgtagaaaaatgcttattgaaattctcaattatagtggatttatcggtggtgacagtgtttcctatcttcagtgcagtgggcagctgggaggaggtgttcttattctccatggactttacagtgtctcagaacttttttgagttcgtgttgcaggaagcaaatttctgcttaaatgctagccttggcttttcttactgcctgtgtatattggtttctagcttccctgaaaagttgcatatcacgggggctgttcgatgctaatgcagaacgccataggatgtttttgtgttggttaaggacagtcaggtctggagagaaccaagggctatatctgttcctggttctaaatttcttgaatggggcatgcttatttaagatggtgaggaaggcatttacaaaaaataaccaggcatcctctactgacgggatgagatcaatatccttccaggataccccggccaggtcgattagaaaggcctgctcgctgaagtgtttcagggagcgtttgacagtgatgagtggaggtcgtttgaccgctgacccagtatggatgcaggcaatgaagcagtgatcgctgagatcttggttgaaaacagcagaggtgtatttagagggcaagtcggttaggatgatatctatgagggtgcccgtgtttacggctttggggtggtacctggtaggttcattgataatttgtgtgagattgagggcatcaagcttagattgtaggatggctggggtgttaagcatgttccagtttaggtcgccttcagagctcgtgctgctagatagatggggggcaatccgttcacatatggtgtccaaagcacagctgggggcagagggtggtctattgcaggcggcaacggtgagaaacttgtttttagagaggtggatttttaaagtagaagttcaaattgtttgggtacagacctggatagtaggacagaactctgcaggctatctttgcagtagattgcaacaccgccccctttggctgttctatcttgtctgaaaatttAGTTCGGGATgaacatttcagaatttttggtggtcttcaaaagcaaggattcagacacggctagaacatccgggttggcagagtgggctaaagcagtgaataaaacaaacttagggaggaggcttctgttaacatgcatgaaaccaaggcttttacggttaccaaagtcatcaaaagagagtgcctggggaataggagtggagctagcattttttttttttttttttttcccttaaccaggcaagtcagttaagaacaaattcttattttcaatgacagcctaggaacagtgggttaactgcctgttcaggggcagagcaacagatttgtaccttgtcagctcggggatttgaacttgcaaccttccggttactagtccaacgctctaaccactaggctaccctgccacccattGCGAACCGCAGGTGGGAATTTTGATCTGGTTACATgtacattgaacaacacagcaGCATTTCAGCATGCTTTGTTATTTCTGtataacaaaaaaataaacaacgAAGTTGGCTCTTTTACACTGGGGTCAATGGGGAAAGAATGTTGTTTTCTTCAATTTGTAGGCGTGGTCGAGGGGAATTTGTTATTATTACGTAAATAttgcctggtattgtgatgcaatgATTTCCATGGTAATGTAAATATTAATTCAAATTATGTTAACATGGCTCATGCAATGACATTTATTTTTTGTAAGGTCAAGTAagttgaatcaacaaatcacagcatattgatgggtacacttcctgcttttacaTCTTGATTTTAATCATCCAAAATTCTATGACTGTCACAGCCCTACTGTAggcgttttgttgttgttacaaAAACATTCATCTCTATTCTTTCAGGGCGGAAGTTTGTCAGTATTCTGATGAGGTACTGGTATCTAACAAGTGCCCGGTTGCCTGAGGAATCATTGGAGGGAACACGCATCTTTCAGGTGGCCATAGGTGGTGAGGGTGAGCCAGAGACTAAGAGATTGCTCACAGCGAACTATGAGTGAGTTTTTTGTTTATTGTTGCTAAAGTACAATGTTCACAGTTGATTTAATGGTCTGCAGTTGGAAGTGGCTGTGATAAAGCAATTCAAGTATCTCTCTGACAAATAGAAAGCATTAAGTCTGCAAACAGTCTTAGATCCTAGATCTGTTCCCAAGGAAACAACTACCTGCAGTAACCTCCTTTGCATGACTGTCAAGTGTCTCACGTGCTTAATGTTTAGACTTCCTGTTTAACAACCCTTTTATCCATCATGGCTTTTTGCAGATTCCAAAGGGAGTTTACTAAGGGGGTGCCGCCGGACTGGACCATCACCAGGATAGAGCACTCCAAGCTGCTGGATTAAACTGGGATTGTGAATGGAGATTATAGGGGGAAattgagagtagtagagagacatAGAATGGAAGACCATCCTTCTTCCTGACCCTACAAGAATATCCCCCTAACTGCTAAAATCTTGAGATGCTCCTCAGGAGCAAAATAGCTCTCAACTCAAGACCAGAAAATATATGAGGAATATTCGGGGCAAACTTTCTATCTGCCAGAAGTCACATACTATCTATCCACTGTAGAAAAAGAGCAAAAGTCAAACATGTCTGTTCATAATTGTACTACTATACGGAAGTCTGTGTAAGACCAGGTTGTTGAGTTTTTTTGCCCTTGTCTCAGCAAGCACCGCAATCAGTGGTCAAAACTAGGCTTTGTCAGTTCTGCCTCTTAAGGCCTGAGATTCATTATTTTGTTTAATGGGGAGGGTAGACAAGGGGCATACAGACAGTGTGAAAATGAGCTCTGTATTGAGATTCACCATATTGAGATTCTGTCTTCGATCTGCTGCTGTCCACGCTTTGGCGTCTTCAAGTAGAGCGTGCACACAGACTGAAGAAAATGTCACACTTTCTGTTTAGGTTTCAgatgtaaacaaaacaaaatgacgATAATTCAAGCATGCCCTGAGCAAACCTCCTTGTACTCTTGCTTTCACACACTCAATAGTTATGTAGAGAGGATGAATTCCAACTATGCCATAAAAATGACTATAGCTACTGTTTCCATTTCTTGAGATGTGCTCTGTCACCAGAATAGTCCATCTGAACATAAGTGATAACCAATTACTGTTGGTGACTGaaagtatacagttgaagtcggaagtttacatacatttaggttggagtcatttaaaaacttgtttcaaccactccatacatttcttgttaacaaactatagttttgggaagtcggtcaggacatctactctgtgcatgacacaagtcatttttccaacaattgtttacagacagattatttcacttataattcactgtatcataattcccgtgggtcagaagtttacatacactaagttgactgtctttaaacagcttggaaaattccagaaaaggatgtcatggctttagaagcttctgataggctaattgacatcatcttagtcaattggaggtgtacctgtggatgtatttaaaggcctaccttcaaactcagtgcctctttgcttgacatcatgggaaaatcaaaagaaatcagccaagacctcaagacattttttttgtagacctccacaggtctggttcatcctcgggagcaatttccaaatgcctgaatgtaccacgttcatctgcacaaacaatagtactcaagtataaacaccatgggatcacgcagccgtcataccgctcaggaaggagacgcgttctgatGAACGTACTtgtgtgcgaaaagtgcaaaccacagcaaaggac containing:
- the LOC115107684 gene encoding m-AAA protease-interacting protein 1, mitochondrial-like yields the protein MALPLLRGCYRSRPPSVLIRFLKPDHVVQPQSNKTTRLAPTLSVGVASTVRSYSSDRGGGKQNQKVVVVGIPNPFIWFRTRIYYFLIRVYFDKEFKIEEFTEGSKQAFSHVSRLLSGSQFESLEGLVAKDLIAKLEEKCALLPPSHLQALSADPEDLMYTTPGDVGICYDDDGRKFVSILMRYWYLTSARLPEESLEGTRIFQVAIGGEGEPETKRLLTANYEFQREFTKGVPPDWTITRIEHSKLLD